The Granulicella arctica genome has a segment encoding these proteins:
- a CDS encoding ligand-binding sensor domain-containing protein, translating to MKSAMLRTEGTRGYALLLRILALLLAGSTWSTFAVALDPQRALYQYAHNVWRTEEGNFEGTPTQILQDADGYIWVGTSTNLTRLVGGSFTSPDVARSRSIAGVNSLVLARDGTIWFGGPGGLQAIRHGQLLQVSTWQAEIRSVIEASDGTIWVTRLRIRDGKGPLCEVVGSDLRCFGADAGIPEKFATALAEDGAGAKWFGSSSVRSWRDGKVQSSLNEQPKTILGEGSVRYLLPQPTVILAALDVKGMFGGVQEYANGSWKGYNAVGFHGSSITANILFRDREGALWVGTVDEGLYRIWNGKADHFTMSDGLSSDQVNAVREDAEGNIWVATIAGVDCFRDIPVADYTPHRGLTRSLNGPVLARPDGSVWIAENGGIDVWRAGTITPLQANVGQTIRALYEDRSHRVWIASDNQLLVYDNGRVRDVPASRERDQKHMAETISSIAQDETGALWAVLSRSGARTLLQIENYQVVRTIELPAKDRAKWLAPDRDGGLWVGANSGELSYLKNGQRSFVKIPTSSVSFGVTDLRVTPDNTLLLSTGIGLFLKTRQQWRVLNQDRGLPCSTIYSALDDSDGNLWLFGECGLLRVSTGDLQRLRADELFRVHPRVFGRLEGVFPGGQDGQPSAAMAVGGKLWFTNGVVLQMIDPERLRDNPRPPPVHIDTVLADHRVSTPLGKLELPPNTKDLEIQYSGLSYVQPRRVVFRYKLEGQDDTWQEVGTRRSAFYNQLPPGHYRFSVMACNNDGVWNTTGAALDIVVAAAPYQTLWFKLFVLSVLLVSLWILYTVRLEQASEAVKARLIAQMDERERIARDLHDTFFQGMQGLLLRFQTATSQLPRHEPARVIFEQALEQSDDVMLEGREHVLDVRHEEELVDLADMFTKAGQRFQQDGSIRFSVVVNGKAASLHPIVVEELSKLGREALFNAFRHSKGSKITVEVDYTEAELRLLVQDDGIGIEPIVVQNGGIPGHWGLPGMRERAKTIGAHLSIWSRK from the coding sequence ATGAAATCCGCGATGTTGCGCACGGAAGGAACCCGCGGGTATGCCCTTCTGCTGAGGATCCTTGCCCTACTTCTTGCGGGGTCGACGTGGAGCACCTTCGCTGTAGCGCTCGATCCACAGCGCGCGCTCTATCAATATGCACACAACGTGTGGCGGACCGAAGAAGGCAATTTTGAGGGCACACCTACGCAGATCCTGCAGGACGCTGATGGATACATCTGGGTGGGGACCAGCACCAATCTGACCCGCCTGGTGGGAGGGTCGTTTACTTCACCTGACGTTGCAAGGAGCAGAAGCATTGCCGGTGTGAACAGCCTTGTCCTCGCGCGAGATGGAACAATCTGGTTTGGTGGTCCTGGCGGCCTCCAAGCGATTCGGCATGGGCAGCTTCTTCAAGTATCCACCTGGCAGGCCGAGATCCGCTCCGTAATCGAGGCAAGTGACGGGACCATATGGGTCACGCGGCTGAGAATTCGAGATGGTAAAGGACCTTTATGCGAGGTCGTGGGCTCAGATCTGCGCTGCTTCGGTGCAGACGCGGGGATTCCCGAGAAGTTTGCTACTGCGCTGGCCGAAGATGGCGCGGGAGCAAAGTGGTTTGGCTCGTCGTCGGTGCGTTCCTGGCGTGATGGCAAGGTCCAGTCATCTCTGAATGAACAGCCTAAAACAATTTTAGGCGAAGGCAGTGTCCGTTATCTCCTTCCGCAGCCCACAGTGATTTTGGCGGCATTAGACGTGAAAGGCATGTTCGGCGGTGTGCAGGAGTACGCGAACGGCAGCTGGAAGGGATACAACGCTGTTGGCTTCCATGGCTCAAGCATTACTGCAAACATCCTATTTCGGGACAGGGAAGGTGCGCTCTGGGTAGGTACGGTGGATGAAGGGCTGTACCGAATCTGGAACGGCAAAGCCGATCATTTCACGATGAGTGACGGGCTTTCCAGCGATCAAGTGAACGCAGTGCGCGAGGATGCCGAGGGCAACATCTGGGTCGCCACCATCGCAGGAGTCGACTGCTTTCGAGACATTCCAGTGGCGGATTACACACCCCATAGGGGACTGACTCGAAGCTTGAATGGTCCTGTGCTTGCGCGTCCCGATGGATCGGTCTGGATCGCAGAAAATGGGGGCATCGATGTTTGGCGCGCCGGCACAATCACTCCGCTGCAAGCGAACGTTGGGCAGACTATACGGGCCTTATACGAGGACAGGAGCCACCGCGTCTGGATTGCCTCAGACAACCAGCTACTTGTTTATGACAACGGCCGTGTACGGGATGTTCCTGCGAGCAGGGAGCGCGATCAGAAGCACATGGCGGAGACTATCAGCTCCATTGCACAGGATGAGACAGGCGCACTTTGGGCAGTCCTCTCTCGGAGCGGGGCGAGAACGCTTCTCCAGATCGAGAACTACCAGGTTGTCCGAACCATCGAGCTGCCCGCTAAGGATCGAGCAAAGTGGTTGGCGCCTGATAGGGACGGTGGACTTTGGGTTGGAGCAAACAGTGGGGAACTGAGCTACCTAAAGAATGGGCAACGGTCCTTCGTCAAGATTCCAACAAGCTCCGTTTCCTTCGGTGTCACCGATCTAAGGGTAACGCCCGACAACACCCTGCTCCTCAGCACGGGGATTGGGCTTTTTCTAAAGACGAGGCAGCAGTGGAGAGTGCTGAATCAAGATCGGGGCTTACCATGCTCGACCATCTACTCCGCACTCGACGATAGCGATGGGAACCTCTGGCTATTTGGCGAGTGCGGATTGCTGAGGGTCAGCACCGGTGACCTTCAACGACTTCGGGCAGATGAACTGTTTCGAGTACACCCTCGCGTATTCGGGAGGCTTGAAGGTGTTTTCCCCGGGGGGCAAGATGGGCAGCCAAGTGCTGCCATGGCTGTCGGGGGCAAATTGTGGTTCACCAATGGTGTCGTTCTGCAAATGATTGACCCGGAGCGATTGCGCGACAACCCACGGCCTCCGCCAGTGCACATCGACACAGTGCTCGCTGACCATAGAGTTTCCACTCCTCTTGGAAAGCTTGAGCTGCCTCCAAATACTAAGGACCTCGAGATTCAGTACAGCGGACTCAGCTACGTTCAACCACGCAGGGTAGTGTTTCGCTACAAATTAGAAGGGCAGGACGATACCTGGCAGGAGGTAGGTACGCGGCGGAGTGCCTTTTACAACCAGCTTCCCCCAGGGCATTATCGATTCTCCGTTATGGCATGTAATAACGACGGGGTGTGGAATACAACTGGAGCAGCGCTCGACATCGTTGTGGCCGCTGCACCCTACCAGACACTTTGGTTCAAGCTGTTCGTCCTGTCGGTACTCTTAGTTTCCCTGTGGATCCTGTATACCGTGCGCCTTGAGCAAGCCTCTGAGGCGGTGAAAGCACGGCTCATCGCGCAGATGGACGAACGGGAGCGGATCGCAAGGGATCTGCACGACACCTTCTTTCAGGGCATGCAGGGTTTGCTTCTTCGCTTTCAAACAGCAACATCGCAGCTCCCAAGACACGAGCCGGCGAGAGTGATCTTCGAGCAGGCTCTCGAGCAATCAGACGATGTGATGTTGGAGGGTCGCGAGCATGTGCTGGACGTCCGGCACGAAGAAGAATTGGTTGACCTCGCTGACATGTTTACGAAAGCAGGTCAACGGTTCCAGCAAGACGGCTCAATCAGATTCAGCGTTGTGGTGAATGGCAAAGCAGCAAGCCTTCATCCGATTGTTGTTGAAGAATTGAGCAAGCTTGGTCGAGAAGCGCTCTTCAACGCGTTCCGACACTCAAAGGGAAGCAAAATCACAGTAGAAGTGGACTATACCGAAGCCGAACTTCGACTACTTGTTCAAGACGATGGCATCGGCATTGAGCCGATCGTCGTCCAAAACGGCGGCATTCCTGGACATTGGGGTTTACCCGGGATGCGAGAACGAGCGAAAACGATCGGAGCTCACCTTAGCATCTGGAGCCGCAAA
- a CDS encoding FAD-dependent oxidoreductase, with translation MFREEISRSSSVIVPDFRPELAFPKLTEEQIDKVRFYGVEETLPPNRLLFTHGARETDMFVVLDGAITISLPVVGGERKIIAQYRRFDFTGELDLLNSQGSLGEAKTTCRSLVLRIPRLRFQHLMRAEGEIANVITSAAIWRRVGILCEISGGVELMGNAGDPGMRLVQRFLVHNGYPHHIVTIIGDGTRQQTANTSEAFPQVTLTDGRVMHRPTIAELADELGITERPDAAMIYDVAIVGAGPAGLAAAVHAASEGLCTIVVESTAPGGQAGTSSKIENYLGFPTGVSGLQLASRAHSQALKFGVKFAISREVVTAEQVHGIHILTLSGRILLRARSVVVASGAQYRQLAVPDYSRFENQGIYYAATAMESQLCRDRHVVVVGGGNSAGQAALFLSGFASQVHLVVRGKSLSTSMSQYLVSRIESSSRITLCTETEIVKLEGEKSLEWVSLKDLRTRETIRKPIKSVFVMIGAEPNSGWLFGTVKLDRKGFILTGGPDAFSRSPYATNVHGLFAVGDVRSDSLKRVASAVGEGSVVISDVHRYLADLTALVAAGTLPPIGTLHGAQEVI, from the coding sequence ATGTTCCGGGAAGAGATTAGCCGGTCCAGTTCGGTCATCGTCCCAGACTTCCGTCCAGAACTTGCTTTCCCGAAACTTACAGAAGAACAAATCGACAAAGTTCGATTTTATGGAGTTGAAGAGACGCTACCCCCAAACCGACTACTCTTTACCCACGGTGCGCGCGAAACCGATATGTTTGTTGTTCTCGACGGCGCGATCACAATCTCTCTCCCGGTCGTCGGTGGGGAAAGAAAGATCATCGCGCAGTACAGAAGGTTTGACTTTACCGGCGAACTGGATCTTCTCAATTCGCAAGGGTCGCTTGGCGAAGCCAAGACGACTTGTAGGAGCCTCGTCCTTCGTATACCTCGCCTTCGATTTCAGCATCTGATGCGCGCCGAAGGAGAGATCGCGAACGTCATCACCTCTGCGGCAATCTGGCGGCGGGTCGGCATTCTTTGCGAGATCTCCGGTGGCGTGGAGCTGATGGGGAATGCGGGAGATCCGGGAATGCGGCTAGTGCAGCGTTTTCTCGTTCACAACGGCTATCCCCATCATATCGTCACAATCATCGGCGACGGTACTCGCCAACAAACTGCAAACACCAGCGAGGCATTCCCGCAAGTGACGCTCACCGACGGTCGAGTAATGCATCGCCCGACGATTGCGGAGCTGGCCGATGAACTGGGCATCACGGAACGACCTGATGCCGCGATGATCTACGATGTGGCGATTGTAGGTGCCGGTCCTGCAGGACTGGCGGCGGCTGTACACGCAGCTTCAGAAGGGCTATGCACGATTGTCGTGGAATCAACGGCTCCCGGGGGGCAGGCGGGAACCAGTTCAAAGATCGAAAACTACCTCGGATTCCCGACTGGCGTCTCCGGTCTACAGCTCGCAAGCCGTGCTCACTCGCAAGCCTTGAAGTTCGGAGTCAAGTTTGCCATCTCAAGAGAAGTCGTAACGGCTGAGCAGGTACATGGAATTCATATCCTTACTCTCTCCGGCAGGATTCTGCTCCGTGCGCGCTCGGTGGTCGTGGCCTCCGGAGCGCAATACAGACAGCTCGCAGTGCCCGACTATAGTCGCTTTGAAAATCAGGGAATCTACTATGCCGCCACTGCGATGGAATCGCAGCTTTGCCGCGACCGGCATGTAGTGGTGGTCGGAGGAGGAAACTCCGCAGGACAAGCAGCGCTCTTTCTTTCGGGCTTCGCATCGCAGGTGCATCTGGTTGTGCGCGGCAAATCATTGTCGACGAGCATGTCGCAATATCTCGTGTCGCGCATCGAAAGCTCGTCTCGCATCACGCTCTGCACGGAAACAGAGATCGTCAAGTTGGAGGGCGAGAAAAGCCTGGAGTGGGTTAGCTTGAAGGATCTCAGAACCCGGGAGACAATTCGCAAACCGATCAAAAGCGTGTTTGTGATGATTGGTGCGGAGCCCAATTCCGGATGGCTGTTCGGCACCGTCAAACTGGATCGAAAGGGCTTCATTTTGACAGGGGGTCCAGACGCTTTCAGTAGAAGTCCCTACGCGACCAACGTACATGGCCTGTTTGCAGTTGGCGATGTTCGTTCCGACTCTCTTAAACGCGTTGCATCAGCCGTTGGTGAAGGATCCGTTGTCATTTCTGACGTCCACCGATATCTAGCCGATCTAACCGCGCTTGTAGCTGCGGGAACCCTTCCTCCGATAGGGACACTTCATGGCGCTCAGGAAGTGATATAG